In Sporichthya brevicatena, the genomic window GTCTCCCGCGCCTCGGCAACGGTGTAGAAGGGCTGTTCCGTCGCCGCCTCGATCACCTGAATGGTGTCCGAGGTGGACGGATCGACCCATGCCCCGTCGATGAAGAACTTGTCCGGGTGCGCCAGCGGGACCCTCATACGCTCTCCTACCCCGCCTTCTCGGCGTGCACCTTGACCGCGAACTCCTCGTAGTAGGACCGCGGGACCGGAACCTCGGCGTTGGCCCGGACCTCCTCGAAGTGGTGCATCCGCAGGAGCTTGCCGTTGCGGTACACCGGCTCGAGAACATTCTCCGACTCGGGGATCGAGCCCTTCGGGACGGTGACGTACTCGCCGTCGCGACGCTGCAGGGCGAGCCGGCCACCCTTGGACTTCTTGAAGGGCGAGCCCACCGGCGACTTCGCGATGTCACGCCAGGTCCCGTCGACGCAGACCGCGCTGGCCTTCTGACCGAAGTTCATCGTGTCGCGGTTCCAGCGCTGCAGGAGACCGCCACCCATCGCGAACACCACGTTGTCGGCGGCCAGACCGCGACGCTCCAACTCGGCCAGTGCCTGCGGCAGGGTCTCCAACGTCATGCCGTCACCCTGGACCACGCGGATGAACGGGGGCAGGATCCGGTAGCCCTTCGAGTTGGTCTCACCGCCGAAGATGTCGAGCAACCACTCCGTGGTGTCAGAGGTGACCTGAACGAGGTCGCCGGAGTCCGGCCGGATGCCGACCAGGCCCGGGAAGCTCTCGATCTGGCTCTTCAGCTCTCGACCGATGATGTTCTTGACGCAGTTCTCGTGGTCGTACGTGTCCGTGAGAACCAGGGCGAAGCCCGCCGACTCGAAGACGTCCAGCATGTTCTTGATGGCCGCGGCCTCGTTCTCCTTGCCCCAGGCCATGAAGCCGGCGTGCTCGGAGTTCGGGCCCGACATGAGGACCGTGTCGATCGCGTTGTAGAAGTGCTTGGCCGCCAGCTGCGCGGTGACGGTCCCACCCTGGTGGAAGTTCACCAGGTGCGCCATGCCACCGAGGGCGGCCGACTCCAGCGAGGAGACACCACGCGCTCCGTAGTCGGCGAACATGCCGCGCACGTAGCCCTCGGGTGCGTCCGAGGTTCGCGCCAGCGCCTCGTTGAGGATCTGCTTGCACATCCAGCTGACGGTGCCGATCGTGGACGGGTACCACACCGACCGGAGGAGCGCGGTCTCGAAGAACGAGGTCGCCCAGTAGTACTTCGGGTCGGTGTTGATGATCTGCACCAGCACGTTCCGCGCCGGGATGACGAGCCCCTCCGGAACCGCCTCGATCTCGACGGGCAGGAACCCCCCGTGGTCCTCGAGGATCCCGAGCCAGTTCGCCCGGTTGAAGTGCATGCCCTGCTCCCGCAGCACGAACTCGGCCTCGTCGATGTCCTCGAGCGTGATCGGGTTCATCAGGTACTCGCGGATGAACGCCTGCAGCCCGAAGAACTGGGTGGCCGGGAACGGGCCGCCGCGCGACTCGATGTAGCTGGAGATGTACTCCGTTCCCGGCGGGTACAGCGGGTAATGGCAGTGCTTGTAGTTGTCCTGGTTACCGATCAGGTTGTGACTGAACCGCATTACCCGTTCCCTTTCAGGTTCGACAGAGGTGCCGGCACGCTCTCAACTAATCAATCTGA contains:
- a CDS encoding nicotinate phosphoribosyltransferase; translation: MRFSHNLIGNQDNYKHCHYPLYPPGTEYISSYIESRGGPFPATQFFGLQAFIREYLMNPITLEDIDEAEFVLREQGMHFNRANWLGILEDHGGFLPVEIEAVPEGLVIPARNVLVQIINTDPKYYWATSFFETALLRSVWYPSTIGTVSWMCKQILNEALARTSDAPEGYVRGMFADYGARGVSSLESAALGGMAHLVNFHQGGTVTAQLAAKHFYNAIDTVLMSGPNSEHAGFMAWGKENEAAAIKNMLDVFESAGFALVLTDTYDHENCVKNIIGRELKSQIESFPGLVGIRPDSGDLVQVTSDTTEWLLDIFGGETNSKGYRILPPFIRVVQGDGMTLETLPQALAELERRGLAADNVVFAMGGGLLQRWNRDTMNFGQKASAVCVDGTWRDIAKSPVGSPFKKSKGGRLALQRRDGEYVTVPKGSIPESENVLEPVYRNGKLLRMHHFEEVRANAEVPVPRSYYEEFAVKVHAEKAG